A genomic stretch from Zeimonas sediminis includes:
- a CDS encoding class II aldolase/adducin family protein gives MNAPQKTIREQVSAEEWQLRVDLAACYRAVALYGWDDLVFTHISARIPGPEHHFLINPYGMMFEEITASSLVKVDMECRPLIDTPYPVNPAGFVIHSAIHAAREDVVCVLHTHTPAGVAVAAQKQGLLPISQQASIALMSLSYHDYEGIAVRDDEKARLQADLGGSMNFILRNHGLLTVGSTVADAFLAMFNLERACQIQVMAQSGGAGLVNVTPEVMGAVGQALTVQRVGQATPGGLAWPALLRKLDRVNPGYDA, from the coding sequence ATGAACGCCCCCCAGAAGACGATCCGCGAGCAGGTCAGCGCCGAGGAGTGGCAGCTGCGCGTTGACCTGGCCGCCTGCTACCGCGCGGTGGCGCTCTACGGCTGGGACGACCTGGTCTTCACCCACATCTCGGCCCGGATTCCCGGCCCAGAGCACCACTTCCTGATCAATCCCTACGGGATGATGTTCGAGGAGATCACCGCGTCCTCGCTGGTGAAGGTGGACATGGAGTGCCGGCCGCTGATCGACACGCCCTATCCGGTGAACCCGGCCGGCTTCGTGATCCACAGCGCGATCCACGCCGCGCGCGAGGACGTCGTCTGCGTGCTGCACACCCACACGCCGGCGGGCGTGGCGGTGGCCGCGCAGAAACAGGGCCTGCTGCCGATCTCGCAGCAGGCGAGCATCGCGCTGATGTCGCTGTCGTATCACGACTACGAGGGCATCGCGGTGCGCGACGACGAGAAGGCGCGGCTGCAGGCCGACCTCGGCGGCAGCATGAACTTCATCCTGCGCAACCACGGCCTGCTGACGGTCGGCTCCACGGTAGCCGACGCCTTCCTCGCGATGTTCAATCTCGAGCGTGCCTGCCAGATCCAGGTGATGGCCCAGTCGGGCGGTGCCGGGCTGGTGAACGTTACCCCCGAGGTGATGGGCGCGGTCGGCCAGGCCCTGACCGTGCAGCGCGTGGGTCAGGCGACGCCGGGCGGGCTGGCCTGGCCGGCGCTGCTGCGCAAGCTGGACCGGGTCAACCCCGGCTACGACGCCTGA
- a CDS encoding fatty acid desaturase family protein — protein MEATTERTRGEEFREDLRGATGAAVQGRATRRLLSADELAPFLELDDRRSALAVLQTFAIAGGAVAIALAAWGNWWVVAACVAVIATQQHALFVLAHDAAHYRLFSSRRVNDAVGRLCGVLGGVSMCTYRVTHRLHHNHLYGRQDPDIALNGGYPRGRAYLLKKLAVDLTGWTAPKTFAYFFGAPSINSDTNEAQRPLNDTSPALRQAARSDRWLVAGFHVGAPIACAALGGWPAFSRWFVLWMLPLLTLLQPILRMRAVAEHGAPAGYDSPLRAARTNLPGRGPMGWLVRAVFFPHHVNYHVEHHLYPAVPHYRLPALHRLLRERGLLDEAEVRPFGQTLRRVFSPRGSIPEALRPERA, from the coding sequence ATGGAAGCGACGACGGAGCGGACCCGCGGCGAGGAGTTCCGCGAGGACCTGCGGGGCGCGACCGGCGCGGCCGTCCAGGGCCGCGCGACGCGGCGCCTGCTGAGCGCCGACGAGCTCGCGCCTTTCCTCGAGCTCGACGACCGGCGCTCGGCGCTCGCGGTGCTGCAGACCTTCGCGATCGCGGGCGGCGCGGTCGCGATCGCGCTGGCCGCCTGGGGCAACTGGTGGGTGGTCGCGGCCTGCGTGGCGGTGATCGCCACGCAGCAGCACGCGCTGTTCGTGCTGGCCCACGATGCCGCGCACTATCGGCTGTTCTCGTCGCGCCGCGTCAACGATGCTGTGGGGCGGCTGTGCGGCGTGCTGGGCGGCGTGTCGATGTGCACCTACCGCGTCACGCACCGCCTGCACCACAACCACCTTTACGGGCGCCAGGATCCGGACATCGCGCTGAACGGCGGCTATCCGCGCGGGCGCGCCTACCTGCTGAAGAAGCTCGCGGTGGACCTGACCGGCTGGACCGCGCCGAAGACCTTCGCGTACTTCTTCGGGGCGCCGTCGATCAACTCGGACACCAACGAGGCGCAGCGCCCGCTGAACGACACGTCGCCGGCGCTGCGGCAGGCGGCGCGTTCCGATCGCTGGCTGGTGGCGGGCTTCCACGTCGGCGCGCCGATCGCCTGCGCGGCGCTCGGCGGCTGGCCCGCGTTCTCGCGCTGGTTCGTGCTGTGGATGCTGCCGCTGCTCACGCTGCTGCAGCCCATCCTGCGCATGCGCGCGGTGGCCGAGCACGGCGCGCCGGCCGGATACGATTCGCCCTTGCGCGCCGCGCGCACCAACCTGCCCGGGCGCGGCCCGATGGGCTGGCTGGTGCGCGCCGTGTTCTTCCCGCATCACGTCAACTACCACGTGGAGCACCATCTCTATCCGGCCGTGCCGCACTACCGGCTGCCCGCGCTGCACCGCCTGCTGCGCGAGCGCGGCCTGCTCGACGAGGCCGAGGTGCGCCCGTTCGGCCAGACCCTGCGGCGGGTGTTCTCGCCGAGGGGTTCGATTCCGGAGGCGCTGCGCCCGGAGCGCGCCTGA